Proteins encoded within one genomic window of Formosa agariphila KMM 3901:
- a CDS encoding beta-mannosidase encodes MKEVVIQKQWTYKSADGLYSGIAVVPGTIHTDLLANGFIEDPFYRVNEKQQQWIDKKDWEYTTVFNISKEEIEKDNIILDFKGLDTYADVYVNDSLVLEANNMFREWEVNIKKLAILGDNKLKVLLHSPIKKGLELLEKAPYAYPAINDQSENGEMGDKKVSVFTRKAGYHYGWDWGPRLVTSGIWRPVILKAWNEIRITDVFVKQPNITKEEAKLIFDVSVDVDEQFSGTINIINSETQSIYKSIKVDLKSENEKIAVPFSIQKPKLWWSKGLGLPNMYNFTVQLLGNNDNEVSRKEISTGLKSIKLIREKDEVGESFLFEVNGIRTFIKGANYIPNDNFVTRVTESDYKKVIKDAVDANMNMLRVWGGGIYESDTFYKLCDENGLLVWQDFMFACSMYPGDTTFLENVKQEAIDNVVRLRNHPSIALWCGNNEMNAAWSHYSDGGWGWKETYEEKQREEIHNTYLEIFHKILPEVIEKYTDGDDYWPSSPQAGFEPEKHAGYENTSGDMHYWGVWHGKHPFEDFEKYKTRFMSEYGFQSFPDFETVKKYAIPEDFDIESDVMASHQRSGIGNLTIKEYMGWDYKVPSKFEDFLYMSQVLQARGVKMAIEAHRGAMPYCMGTMYWQLNDCWPVASWSSTDYYHKWKALHYTVKKVYESIILIVKQEGKSIVIKGVSDELQDVKGNLRITSVDFNGNEIFTTSKKVTVLKNASTIINEINKNEILGKANSNQVVLKVELLNDEEIVTNNLYYFSKPKDFQLLKPSIKTEIIIKKGKVFLKVSSDKLVKDLYINFKNQKVFLSDNYFDLLPNETTLLELTTDEKLDVDSLELKHLQNLK; translated from the coding sequence ATGAAAGAGGTTGTAATTCAAAAACAATGGACATATAAGTCCGCTGATGGTTTGTATTCAGGAATAGCAGTCGTTCCAGGAACTATTCATACTGATTTATTAGCAAATGGTTTCATTGAAGATCCATTTTATAGAGTGAATGAAAAACAACAACAATGGATTGATAAAAAAGACTGGGAATACACTACGGTTTTTAATATTTCTAAAGAAGAAATAGAAAAAGACAATATTATTTTAGACTTTAAAGGATTGGATACTTATGCAGACGTCTATGTAAATGATAGCCTAGTATTAGAAGCTAATAATATGTTTAGGGAATGGGAGGTTAATATTAAAAAGTTGGCAATATTAGGAGATAATAAGTTAAAAGTGTTATTGCATTCGCCAATTAAAAAAGGGTTAGAGTTATTAGAAAAAGCACCTTATGCATATCCAGCAATTAATGATCAATCAGAAAATGGGGAAATGGGAGATAAAAAAGTTTCTGTTTTCACGCGTAAAGCAGGGTATCATTACGGTTGGGATTGGGGACCACGTTTAGTAACTTCAGGAATTTGGAGACCCGTTATTTTAAAAGCTTGGAACGAAATTAGAATTACAGATGTATTTGTTAAACAACCAAATATTACCAAAGAAGAGGCTAAATTAATATTTGATGTTTCTGTAGATGTTGATGAGCAGTTTTCAGGAACTATCAATATTATAAATTCCGAAACACAATCAATTTATAAATCAATAAAAGTTGATTTAAAATCAGAAAACGAAAAAATAGCAGTACCATTTTCAATTCAGAAACCAAAATTATGGTGGTCTAAAGGATTAGGGCTTCCTAATATGTATAATTTTACAGTTCAACTTTTAGGTAATAATGATAACGAAGTTTCAAGAAAAGAGATTTCAACTGGATTAAAAAGCATAAAATTAATTAGAGAAAAAGACGAAGTTGGTGAATCTTTTCTGTTTGAAGTAAATGGAATTCGCACGTTTATAAAAGGTGCAAACTACATTCCTAATGATAATTTTGTGACTAGGGTTACAGAGTCAGATTATAAAAAAGTGATAAAAGATGCTGTAGATGCCAATATGAATATGTTACGTGTTTGGGGTGGAGGTATTTATGAATCCGATACATTTTATAAACTTTGCGATGAAAACGGATTATTGGTATGGCAAGATTTTATGTTCGCTTGTTCAATGTATCCTGGTGATACCACATTTTTAGAGAATGTAAAACAAGAAGCTATAGACAATGTAGTTCGTTTAAGAAATCATCCAAGTATTGCACTTTGGTGTGGGAATAATGAAATGAATGCAGCTTGGAGCCATTATTCTGATGGTGGTTGGGGTTGGAAAGAAACCTATGAAGAAAAACAAAGAGAAGAAATTCATAATACCTATTTAGAAATTTTTCATAAGATTTTACCAGAAGTAATTGAAAAATATACAGATGGAGATGATTATTGGCCATCATCACCACAAGCAGGTTTTGAACCCGAAAAGCACGCAGGTTACGAAAATACTTCGGGCGATATGCATTATTGGGGCGTTTGGCACGGAAAACATCCTTTTGAAGATTTCGAAAAATACAAAACACGTTTTATGAGTGAATACGGTTTTCAATCGTTCCCAGATTTTGAAACTGTAAAAAAGTACGCCATTCCAGAAGACTTTGATATAGAATCTGATGTTATGGCATCGCATCAAAGAAGTGGAATAGGAAATTTAACCATAAAAGAATATATGGGATGGGATTATAAAGTGCCATCAAAATTTGAAGATTTCTTGTATATGAGTCAAGTTTTACAGGCCCGTGGTGTAAAAATGGCTATAGAAGCGCACCGTGGAGCAATGCCTTATTGTATGGGAACCATGTATTGGCAATTGAACGATTGTTGGCCAGTAGCAAGTTGGAGTAGTACAGATTATTACCATAAATGGAAAGCCCTACATTATACCGTAAAAAAAGTATACGAATCAATTATATTAATTGTAAAGCAAGAAGGAAAATCGATTGTAATTAAAGGAGTTTCTGATGAGTTACAAGATGTAAAAGGTAATTTAAGGATTACATCGGTAGACTTTAATGGAAATGAGATCTTTACTACTTCTAAAAAGGTAACTGTATTAAAAAATGCAAGTACCATTATTAATGAAATTAATAAAAATGAAATTTTAGGAAAAGCAAACTCTAATCAGGTTGTTTTAAAAGTGGAATTATTAAATGATGAAGAAATAGTAACTAATAATTTATACTACTTCTCTAAACCCAAAGATTTTCAATTACTAAAACCATCCATAAAAACTGAAATAATTATTAAAAAGGGAAAAGTATTTTTAAAGGTTTCTTCAGATAAATTGGTGAAAGATTTGTATATCAATTTTAAGAATCAAAAGGTGTTTTTGTCTGATAATTATTTTGATTTGTTACCTAATGAGACCACGCTACTAGAACTAACAACCGATGAAAAATTAGATGTAGATTCACTTGAGCTAAAACATCTACAAAACTTAAAATAG
- a CDS encoding sulfatase-like hydrolase/transferase codes for MFNAKVAILLSSFIIFMVGCKQDIVKEIKSTEVQPNVIIILTDDQAYGDLSFTGNPYVNTPVIDKLAATGAIADQFYVSPVCAPTRASLLTGRYHQRTGVSGVTRGRENMNLDEVTFGDVFQSLGYRTGIFGKWHNGAHFPYHPLGRGFDTFVGFTSGHWTNYYNTTIEKNGKDFKTSGYLTDVLTDEAISFIKESNTEKKPFLCYIPYQTPHTPLQVPDSYFNKFNRIGLGAFNSAIYGMAENIDDNIGRLVTVLEDLNIKDNTIIVYMSDNGPLNFRYNAGLKGKKGSVNEGGVKVPFLINWKNKIEAHKQISIPLAHIDVLPTILDLINKNYDFEKQIDGISFKSQIESKNEIQLPSRKLYQEWNGNKRVRSGDYLLVNEELFNVKLDSSQSQDVRSDRKGVFDSLSFAFSTWENTLPKETKQKYIPVGFCEFPQTYLPAHEANLYPPFEFRKDRKKTGIAYHSLYGWAHDWIDYWTSTAAYPSWEIDVQESGNYKIYLEYALALKDEGVRLRLRIDSTTVAINNLKAFEHTELKNYDRVKRDQEAPETNWKTHFVAEINLLQGQQELRIETETITGEKSIELKGIKIIKVGCLDY; via the coding sequence ATGTTTAATGCAAAAGTGGCAATATTATTATCATCATTTATCATTTTTATGGTAGGCTGTAAACAGGATATTGTGAAGGAAATTAAATCAACAGAAGTGCAACCTAATGTGATTATAATTTTAACAGACGATCAAGCTTATGGCGATTTATCCTTTACGGGAAACCCTTATGTTAACACGCCTGTAATTGATAAACTAGCGGCTACTGGGGCTATTGCAGATCAATTTTATGTGAGTCCAGTTTGTGCACCAACACGGGCTAGTTTGTTAACAGGAAGGTATCATCAACGGACAGGTGTGTCCGGTGTAACTAGGGGTAGAGAAAATATGAACTTAGATGAAGTGACTTTTGGAGATGTGTTTCAGTCATTAGGTTACAGAACAGGTATTTTTGGTAAATGGCATAATGGTGCACACTTCCCGTATCATCCTTTAGGACGAGGATTCGATACATTTGTTGGATTTACCTCTGGCCACTGGACCAACTATTATAATACAACAATTGAAAAAAATGGGAAAGATTTTAAAACAAGTGGATATTTAACGGATGTTTTAACAGACGAAGCTATTTCTTTTATAAAGGAGAGCAATACAGAAAAAAAACCTTTCTTATGTTATATCCCTTATCAGACGCCACACACACCATTACAAGTGCCCGATAGTTATTTTAATAAATTTAATAGAATAGGCTTGGGTGCTTTTAATTCTGCTATTTATGGAATGGCAGAAAATATAGATGATAATATTGGAAGGTTGGTAACTGTCCTAGAAGATTTAAATATTAAGGATAATACAATTATTGTTTATATGTCAGACAATGGCCCTTTGAATTTTCGATATAATGCAGGTTTAAAAGGTAAAAAAGGGTCTGTAAATGAAGGGGGAGTGAAAGTGCCATTTCTAATTAATTGGAAGAACAAAATCGAAGCTCACAAACAAATTTCTATACCTCTAGCACATATAGATGTTTTGCCAACGATATTAGATTTAATAAACAAAAATTATGATTTTGAAAAACAAATTGATGGTATTAGTTTCAAATCTCAAATAGAATCGAAAAATGAAATCCAATTGCCATCTCGTAAATTGTATCAGGAATGGAATGGGAATAAACGAGTAAGATCAGGTGACTATTTATTAGTTAATGAAGAACTTTTTAATGTTAAGTTAGATAGTTCTCAGAGCCAAGATGTTAGAAGTGATAGAAAAGGGGTCTTTGATTCTCTAAGTTTTGCATTTTCCACTTGGGAAAATACGTTACCCAAAGAAACAAAACAGAAATATATACCTGTAGGTTTTTGTGAATTTCCACAAACGTATTTGCCGGCACATGAAGCCAATTTATATCCGCCATTTGAATTTAGAAAAGATCGAAAAAAAACAGGAATTGCCTATCATAGTTTATACGGTTGGGCTCATGATTGGATTGATTATTGGACGAGTACAGCAGCATATCCATCTTGGGAAATTGATGTTCAGGAGTCCGGAAATTATAAAATATATTTAGAATATGCACTAGCTTTAAAAGACGAAGGGGTAAGGTTAAGATTGAGGATAGATTCTACAACCGTTGCAATAAATAACTTAAAAGCGTTTGAGCACACCGAATTGAAAAATTATGATCGTGTAAAACGTGATCAAGAAGCTCCTGAGACAAATTGGAAAACGCATTTTGTAGCTGAGATAAACCTTTTACAGGGACAACAGGAATTAAGAATTGAAACGGAGACTATTACAGGAGAGAAATCAATTGAGCTTAAGGGAATTAAAATAATAAAAGTGGGATGTTTAGATTATTAA
- a CDS encoding glycoside hydrolase 5 family protein, which translates to MKKIFFYVFTLIFCFGCGTPRHTVKTSTNLKDNTFQNFITTNGAYLMDGNKEFRFISMNIPNLNYIEDELDFETQNPYRYPTEFEIRDAFKTIKQMGGKVVRMYTLPVFRKDEPNNPTFITGPGEFVEEAFVINDLMLKIANEEGVRVVFSLLNNWKWMGGAPQYADFRRKTFEDFWVDEQLISDYKKTIEYTLNRKNTLTGIRYKDDKSILCWETGNELNSPYSWVKEIAAYLKQLDNNHLVMDGYYAMDNFRYVHQESVEDPNVDILSSHHYEQDPYSQIENIESNLSIIKGRKPYILGELGFESTSAHRHVYDYIIANKEIAGTFNWSIRSHREEGGFYWHSEPVGHNLYKAYHWPGFDSGNDYDEKGLLQLMREKAYEISGLDVPELPIPQAPTLLPINYVYEISWQGSVGASGYNIERSESKNGLWETIAHNVSDAAVQYVPIFNDTSVEIGQSYYYRVEALNTSGISSKSNVIGPIKVGEKAIIDEMGNLMTVFGYKDVTVNKGLDRKFKEDTERILGELGAELSYVVPGNIDGIKVYAYEQNDLDGLEFFVSKDGETFTSMPIDAIKQSKGGGDYDYWNPVLYKSDDLTPGYNYLKIKFKNKTQIGRVLISYN; encoded by the coding sequence ATGAAAAAAATATTTTTTTATGTGTTCACCCTAATATTTTGTTTTGGGTGTGGGACACCACGTCATACAGTTAAGACATCAACGAACTTAAAAGACAATACGTTTCAAAATTTTATAACCACTAATGGTGCTTATCTTATGGATGGGAATAAAGAATTTAGGTTTATCTCAATGAATATCCCTAATCTAAATTATATAGAAGACGAATTAGACTTCGAAACCCAAAACCCATATAGATATCCAACGGAATTCGAAATAAGAGATGCTTTTAAAACAATAAAGCAAATGGGAGGAAAAGTAGTTCGCATGTATACCCTTCCTGTTTTTAGAAAAGATGAACCAAATAATCCAACCTTTATTACAGGACCTGGAGAATTTGTAGAAGAGGCCTTCGTTATAAATGATTTAATGTTGAAAATTGCTAATGAAGAAGGTGTGCGTGTTGTATTTTCTTTGCTTAATAATTGGAAATGGATGGGGGGAGCTCCTCAGTACGCAGATTTTAGACGGAAAACTTTTGAAGATTTTTGGGTAGACGAACAATTAATTTCCGACTATAAAAAAACGATAGAATATACGTTAAATAGAAAAAATACTTTAACAGGAATACGTTACAAAGACGATAAATCTATTTTATGCTGGGAAACGGGAAACGAATTAAATTCTCCTTATTCTTGGGTTAAAGAAATAGCGGCATACCTAAAACAATTAGATAATAACCATCTTGTTATGGACGGTTATTATGCTATGGATAATTTTAGATATGTACATCAAGAATCAGTTGAAGATCCTAATGTAGATATTTTATCGTCTCATCATTATGAACAAGATCCATATTCTCAAATCGAAAATATTGAAAGTAATTTGTCTATTATTAAAGGTCGTAAACCCTATATACTTGGTGAATTGGGGTTCGAAAGTACATCTGCTCATCGTCATGTTTATGATTATATAATTGCAAATAAAGAAATTGCAGGAACCTTTAATTGGAGTATTAGATCGCATCGAGAAGAAGGTGGTTTCTATTGGCATTCAGAACCTGTTGGTCATAATTTGTATAAAGCCTACCATTGGCCAGGATTTGATTCGGGAAATGATTATGATGAAAAGGGGTTGTTGCAATTAATGCGAGAAAAAGCCTATGAGATAAGTGGCTTAGACGTTCCTGAACTGCCGATTCCACAAGCACCTACTTTATTACCTATTAATTATGTTTACGAGATTTCTTGGCAAGGTTCGGTTGGAGCATCTGGTTATAATATAGAAAGATCAGAATCTAAGAATGGCCTATGGGAAACCATTGCTCATAATGTTTCCGATGCAGCTGTACAATATGTGCCAATTTTTAATGATACTTCAGTCGAAATAGGACAGTCATATTACTATAGAGTAGAGGCTTTAAATACATCAGGGATTTCTTCAAAATCAAACGTAATTGGTCCAATTAAAGTCGGTGAAAAAGCAATTATTGATGAAATGGGGAATTTAATGACAGTATTTGGGTATAAGGATGTTACTGTTAATAAAGGTTTAGATAGAAAATTTAAAGAAGATACCGAACGCATTCTAGGTGAATTAGGTGCCGAATTATCCTATGTTGTTCCAGGTAATATTGATGGAATTAAAGTTTACGCTTATGAACAAAACGATTTAGATGGTTTGGAGTTTTTTGTGTCTAAAGATGGGGAAACATTTACTTCTATGCCAATTGATGCGATAAAACAATCAAAAGGAGGTGGTGACTATGATTACTGGAATCCTGTATTGTACAAGAGTGATGATTTAACTCCAGGTTATAATTATTTAAAAATAAAATTTAAAAATAAAACTCAAATAGGAAGAGTATTGATTAGTTATAATTAA